The Geothrix sp. genome window below encodes:
- a CDS encoding 16S rRNA (uracil(1498)-N(3))-methyltransferase, translating into MNLVLLFPEDLVAPGRACLTGRRLAHVREVHRAGIGADLSVGLLGGMMGRGRVLRLDDEVLELALTLDQAPPPKLPLTLLIALPRPKVLNRVVAAAASLGAARLVLLNAWKVEKAYWGSPRLKPEHLRDQLILGLEQAKDTALPELRLARLFRPFVEDELPGLLEGGTGLLAHPGTGGPAPKVLAAPVTLAIGPEGGWIEAETQSLLKAGMRPLDLGPRILRTETALAALVGKLF; encoded by the coding sequence TTGAACTTGGTGCTGCTGTTCCCGGAGGACTTGGTGGCCCCGGGCCGCGCCTGCCTCACCGGGCGGCGGCTGGCCCATGTGCGCGAGGTGCACCGGGCCGGAATCGGAGCCGACCTCAGCGTGGGCCTGCTGGGCGGGATGATGGGCCGGGGCAGGGTGCTGCGCCTGGATGACGAGGTCCTGGAATTGGCCCTGACGCTGGACCAGGCGCCGCCACCCAAGCTGCCGCTCACCTTGCTGATCGCTCTGCCGCGCCCCAAGGTCCTGAACCGCGTGGTGGCCGCCGCCGCCAGCCTGGGTGCCGCGCGCCTCGTGCTGCTCAACGCCTGGAAGGTGGAGAAGGCCTACTGGGGCAGCCCCCGCCTGAAGCCCGAGCACCTGCGCGACCAGCTGATCCTGGGGCTGGAGCAGGCCAAGGACACGGCGCTGCCGGAACTGCGCCTGGCGCGGCTCTTCCGGCCCTTCGTGGAGGACGAGCTGCCGGGGCTGCTGGAGGGCGGCACCGGGCTCCTGGCCCATCCCGGCACCGGCGGGCCGGCGCCGAAGGTGCTGGCGGCGCCGGTCACCCTGGCCATCGGCCCCGAGGGCGGGTGGATCGAGGCGGAAACCCAGAGCCTGCTGAAGGCGGGGATGCGGCCCCTGGACCTGGGCCCCCGCATCCTCCGCACCGAGACGGCCCTCGCGGCGCTGGTGGGGAAGCTCTTCTAG
- a CDS encoding GNAT family N-acetyltransferase yields MTAVTLRPATVADAPLLADLGARTFTETFEAICSPQDLAAFLQATYGEALQRAELADPSRPGLVLELEGVPVGFAQLRLGHREPCVGGARPAELQRIYLLRSAQGGGRGAALMAACLDLARAWGADVLWLGVWEHNDKALAFYGRCGFREAGDHIFQIGQQVDRDLILVKDLA; encoded by the coding sequence ATGACCGCCGTGACCCTCCGACCCGCCACCGTGGCGGACGCCCCGCTCCTGGCGGACTTGGGCGCCCGCACCTTCACCGAGACCTTCGAGGCGATCTGTTCGCCGCAGGACCTGGCGGCGTTTCTCCAGGCGACCTACGGCGAGGCGCTCCAGCGGGCCGAACTGGCCGATCCATCCCGGCCGGGCCTGGTGCTGGAGCTGGAAGGCGTTCCCGTCGGCTTCGCGCAGCTCCGCCTGGGGCACCGGGAGCCCTGTGTCGGGGGAGCGAGGCCGGCGGAACTGCAGCGCATCTACCTCCTGAGATCCGCGCAGGGCGGGGGCCGGGGCGCGGCCCTGATGGCGGCCTGTCTTGATCTGGCCCGGGCCTGGGGCGCGGATGTGCTCTGGCTCGGCGTGTGGGAGCACAACGACAAGGCCCTGGCCTTCTACGGCCGCTGCGGCTTCCGCGAAGCCGGCGACCACATCTTCCAGATCGGGCAGCAGGTCGACCGCGACCTGATCCTGGTGAAGGACCTGGCTTGA
- a CDS encoding S41 family peptidase — MLSFRVSALALVAFALVAQDRAPRFVSAPDVKGDRVVFTWEDDLWLGSLKGGAARRLTTHPGLETAARFSPDGRWIAFSAQYDGASQVYVMPAEGGAPRRLTWAGAATVQGWTPDGRKVVYKTVADHDFRPVERLLTVDLKGHEPEALPVPRGVQGTVSPDGGRLAYSTKGVVEYYWKRYKGGRHQDLWLADLKTGRFEKLTDYVGRNGAPIWAGGKVVFESDRGSNGITNLYAVDPATKAVEQLTDLKDFDVQQPSSDGRTVVFVQGGHLQALDLATRAVHPVAVTTSSDGWKAAPRPVNPKDWIQAMSLVGGTAVFEARGEVFLVPTDAAKPAKNLTQTPGVRERMPRLSPDGKRVAYFSDASGDYDLYVQAVDGAPERIPTGLKTALYHLEWSPDGTKVLFGDKSFALYVMDVASRKLTKVDESHELKNDQFTWEVSDYAWAPDSQWVAYAFVEPNRNSRIHLYNLSTKQKVTLTDGFYDCLNPRFDQDGSTLYFLSYNNFQTRLDPSQDNHIQSAPVQVMAVKLKAGDEKPAASSSAPGAFRIDVAGLSERIAPLPVKPGNLFHLQAGKGLVGWDEVEGWDDSVVEELYGPRGADKWKLHLYDPAAKKDKEVVLTDPVSNWTFDAEGKRVLIRKGANYHAGEAAALFATKALPEKLDLERMTMTAAPREEWKQIFEDTWRWYRDFFYDKDMNGNDWNAIGAKFRAWLPELNSRQELNWLLSQMVGELNVSHTYVGGGDLGPARPAPSLVAPGYLGADFTADHGFYKFAKVYGPTPYAMTLKAPLADPAPKVKEGEYLLAIDGKALRAPEAIQARLQVIKGQKVTLTVNGKPSLEGARTIEVEPVASDWTLRYERWIAGNIAAVDKASNGQLGYMHITAMGDQNIGQFDKYWRAFRYKKGLVVDVRGNGGGWTEYFMIDKLERKQVGFNVMRGVAPFRYPNTASDGRYVFLSNEQNGSDGEAFLMHVKARNLGTIVGVPSWGGLVGIINTQFTLDGGTVEQSNNGFYGREGKWWVENHGADPDLTVENDPASLLQGHDRQLEVGIETLLKQLKENPTPSFPPVPAYPKR, encoded by the coding sequence ATGCTGAGCTTCCGCGTTTCCGCCCTCGCGCTCGTGGCCTTTGCCCTGGTGGCCCAGGATCGCGCCCCCCGCTTCGTCAGCGCGCCCGATGTGAAGGGCGACCGCGTGGTGTTCACCTGGGAGGATGACCTCTGGCTCGGCTCTCTCAAGGGCGGCGCCGCCCGGCGGCTCACGACGCATCCCGGTCTGGAGACGGCGGCCCGCTTCAGCCCTGACGGCCGGTGGATCGCGTTCAGTGCCCAGTACGACGGCGCCAGCCAGGTCTATGTGATGCCCGCGGAGGGCGGTGCGCCCAGGCGCCTCACCTGGGCGGGCGCGGCCACCGTGCAGGGCTGGACGCCGGATGGCCGGAAGGTCGTCTACAAGACCGTCGCCGATCACGACTTCCGGCCCGTGGAGCGGCTCCTCACCGTGGACCTCAAGGGCCACGAGCCCGAGGCGCTGCCGGTGCCGCGCGGGGTGCAGGGCACGGTCTCGCCGGACGGCGGACGCCTGGCCTACAGCACCAAGGGCGTGGTGGAGTACTACTGGAAGCGCTACAAGGGCGGTCGCCATCAGGACCTGTGGCTGGCGGACCTGAAGACCGGCCGGTTCGAGAAGCTCACGGATTATGTGGGCCGGAACGGCGCGCCCATCTGGGCCGGCGGGAAGGTGGTCTTCGAGTCCGACCGCGGCAGCAACGGCATCACGAACCTCTATGCCGTGGACCCGGCCACCAAGGCCGTGGAACAGCTCACGGACCTCAAGGATTTCGATGTGCAGCAGCCCAGCAGCGATGGCCGCACCGTGGTCTTCGTGCAGGGGGGCCACCTGCAGGCCCTCGACCTGGCCACCAGGGCCGTGCATCCCGTGGCGGTCACCACCAGCAGCGATGGCTGGAAGGCCGCGCCGCGGCCCGTGAACCCCAAGGACTGGATCCAGGCCATGAGCCTGGTGGGCGGCACGGCGGTCTTCGAGGCCCGGGGTGAGGTGTTCCTCGTGCCCACGGACGCCGCGAAGCCCGCGAAGAACCTCACCCAGACGCCGGGCGTGCGCGAGCGCATGCCGCGCCTCTCGCCCGACGGCAAGCGCGTGGCCTATTTCAGCGACGCCAGCGGCGACTACGACCTCTATGTGCAGGCGGTGGATGGCGCCCCGGAGCGGATCCCCACGGGCCTGAAGACCGCCCTCTACCACCTGGAGTGGAGCCCGGACGGGACAAAGGTGCTGTTCGGCGACAAGAGCTTCGCGCTGTATGTGATGGATGTCGCCAGCCGGAAGCTGACGAAGGTCGACGAGTCCCACGAGCTGAAGAACGACCAGTTCACCTGGGAGGTGAGCGACTACGCCTGGGCACCGGATTCGCAGTGGGTCGCCTACGCCTTTGTCGAGCCCAACCGGAACAGCCGCATCCACCTCTACAACCTGTCGACCAAGCAGAAGGTCACGCTGACCGATGGCTTCTACGACTGCCTGAACCCCCGGTTCGACCAGGATGGCAGCACCCTCTACTTTCTCAGCTACAACAACTTCCAGACGCGGCTCGACCCCAGCCAGGACAACCACATCCAGTCCGCGCCGGTGCAGGTCATGGCCGTGAAGCTGAAGGCCGGCGACGAGAAGCCGGCAGCTTCCTCCTCCGCCCCCGGCGCTTTCCGCATCGATGTGGCGGGCCTGTCGGAGCGCATCGCGCCCCTGCCAGTGAAGCCCGGCAACCTCTTCCACCTGCAGGCCGGTAAGGGTCTCGTGGGCTGGGACGAGGTCGAAGGCTGGGATGACAGCGTCGTGGAAGAGCTCTACGGGCCCCGGGGCGCGGACAAGTGGAAGTTGCACCTCTACGATCCCGCCGCCAAGAAGGACAAGGAAGTGGTGCTGACGGATCCGGTCAGCAACTGGACCTTCGACGCCGAGGGCAAGCGGGTGCTCATCCGCAAGGGCGCCAACTACCATGCGGGCGAGGCCGCGGCCCTGTTCGCCACCAAGGCCCTGCCCGAAAAGCTCGACCTGGAGCGCATGACCATGACCGCGGCCCCCCGCGAGGAGTGGAAGCAGATCTTCGAGGACACCTGGCGCTGGTACCGGGACTTCTTCTACGACAAGGACATGAACGGCAACGACTGGAACGCCATCGGGGCCAAGTTCCGCGCCTGGCTGCCGGAGCTGAACTCCCGGCAGGAGCTGAACTGGCTCCTAAGCCAGATGGTGGGCGAGTTGAATGTCAGCCACACCTATGTGGGCGGCGGCGACCTCGGCCCCGCGCGGCCCGCGCCCAGCCTGGTGGCCCCCGGCTACCTGGGCGCCGACTTCACCGCCGACCATGGCTTCTACAAGTTCGCCAAGGTCTATGGCCCCACGCCCTATGCCATGACCCTCAAGGCCCCCCTGGCCGACCCCGCGCCCAAGGTGAAGGAGGGCGAGTACCTGCTGGCCATCGACGGCAAGGCCCTGCGGGCCCCCGAGGCCATCCAGGCCCGCCTGCAGGTCATCAAGGGCCAGAAGGTGACCCTCACCGTGAACGGCAAGCCCTCGCTGGAAGGCGCCCGCACCATCGAGGTGGAACCCGTCGCCAGCGACTGGACCCTGCGCTACGAGCGCTGGATCGCGGGCAACATCGCCGCGGTGGACAAGGCCTCCAACGGCCAGCTGGGCTACATGCACATCACGGCCATGGGCGACCAGAACATCGGCCAGTTCGACAAGTACTGGCGCGCCTTCCGCTACAAGAAGGGCCTCGTCGTCGATGTGCGCGGCAACGGCGGCGGCTGGACCGAGTACTTCATGATCGACAAGCTGGAGCGCAAGCAGGTGGGCTTCAATGTCATGCGCGGCGTGGCCCCCTTCCGCTACCCCAACACGGCCTCCGACGGCCGCTATGTCTTCCTCAGCAATGAGCAGAACGGCAGCGACGGCGAAGCCTTCCTCATGCATGTGAAGGCCCGCAACCTGGGCACCATCGTGGGCGTGCCCAGCTGGGGCGGCCTGGTGGGCATCATCAACACCCAGTTCACCCTGGATGGCGGCACCGTGGAGCAGAGCAACAACGGCTTCTACGGCCGCGAAGGAAAGTGGTGGGTGGAGAACCACGGCGCCGACCCCGACCTCACCGTGGAGAACGATCCTGCCAGCCTGCTCCAGGGCCACGACCGCCAGCTCGAAGTGGGCATTGAGACCCTGCTCAAGCAGCTCAAGGAGAACCCCACACCGAGCTTCCCGCCGGTGCCGGCGTATCCGAAGCGGTGA